TGTGTGTTCTGTGAATGGGGATGGGCGGTTGAGGCACGGTTCGTCGATAAGTCAAACGAGACGCTCAGGGGCTGTTCCCGGCACCGTTGTCGTTGTCGTAATCGTAATCGTAATCGAAGAAGCGATGCACTTTGGGTGCGAGAATCCGTGCCGGTACGATAAACTCGACAACGACAACGACAACGACAACGACAACGATCGGTTCGTGCTTGATTTGCGCTTGACTCGTTCCTTACGCGACCGCGGCGAGCGCCCCGCTGCGCTCCAGCAGGAGTTGCACCAAGAGCGCGACGGGCCGGCCGGTGCCGCCCTTCTCTTTGCCGTTGAGCCAGGCGGTACCGGCGATGTCCAGGTGTGCCCAGGGGTACTTCTTGGTGTAGCGCCAGAGGAAACAGGCGGCGGTGACGGCCCCGCCCTCGCGCCCGCCGACATTTGCCATATCTGCGAAGTTGCTGTCGAGTTGCGTCTGGTAGTCCTCCCACAGGGGCAGGCGCCAGACCCGGTCCCAGGCGGCGTCGCCGGCCGCCTGGAGCTCTTGGGCGAGTCGGTCGTCGGGGGTAAAGAGCCCGGAGGGGTGCTTGCCCAGGGCGACCACGCAGGCGCCGGTGAGGGTGGCCAAGTCGATCACGAGCGCCGGGTCGAAGCGCTCGCAATAGGTGAGTGCATCGCACAGGATGAGCCGGCCCTCGGCGTCCGTGTTGAGGATCTCGATGGTCTGGCCGGACAGGCTCTTCACGATATCGCCGGGCTTGTTGGCGGCCCCGTCCGGGAGGTTTTCGGAGGCCGGGACCACGCCGATCAGGTGGATCGGCAGCTCCAACTCACAGGCCGCCTGGACGGCGCCCAACACGCCGGCCCCGCCGCACATGTCGTACTTCATCTCGTCCATCTCGGCGGCCGGCTTGATCGAGATACCGCCGGCGTCGAAGGTGAGCCCCTTGCCCACCAGCACCACCGGGCGCAGGCCTGCGGGGCCGCCCTGGTAGCGCAAGACGATCAGCTTGGCCGGCTGGCGGCTGCCCCGAGAGACCGACAGCAGGGCGCCCATGCCCAATTCCTCCATCTGGGCCTCCTCCAGGACCTCGACCTCGAGCCGGTCGAAGCGGGCCGCCAGTTCGCGGGCCTGATCGGCGAGATAGGACGGGGTGCAGAGGTTGCCGGGCAGGTTGCCCAGTTCCCGGGCCAGGGTCACGCCCTCGCCGATGGCGGCGCCGTGCAGCCGCGCCTGCTCGGCGGCGTCCAGGTCCTGCTTCCTGGGGACCCACAGGGTCAGGGTCCGCAGCGGGGTCTTGGGGGCCTGCTTGTCGTCCTTGGTCTGGCTGTAGCGGTAGACCCGCTCGGCGGCGGTGGTGACGGCATCACGCACCGCAAGATACTGGCTGAGCCCCTCCGGGGCCGCCTCCGCCAGGGTGGACAGGGCCTCCCCGGCATGGGTGCGCTGGAGCAGGTCGATGGAGGCGGCGAGCGCCTGGCGGTAGTTGGTGCGCGTGGCCTCCTTGCGCTTGCCGCAACCGACCAGGAGCACCCGCTCCGCCGCCACCCCGGGCAGGTCATAGAGCATCAGGGTGCGGCCGGTCTCGCCGTCCAGGTCGCCCTTCTTCAGCAGTTCCGTCAGCCGGCCGCCGCTCGCCTTGTCGAGTGCCTCGCCGGCGGGGGTGAGTTTGCGCTTCTCGAAGACGCCCAGGACCAGGCACGGGGTCTTGTGCCTGGAGAGGTCGCCGGTCTTGATCTTGAACTCCATCGGGGGGTACCTCGGGGGGCGGTTCTTTGGTGAGTCATTCGGGGTTACGATGTGGGGACGCATGAGTCTACCGGATTGCGTGCCGGACCCGAAACCTGTGAGCACCCGCGGCGCCGGGCACCGGGGGGCGCCGCGCACCAGTCAGGCGCCAGGCACCGCACTCGCGTGCGGACAAGTCCTTTTTTTCTTGATCGAGAACCAGCGGGTGCGACGTTGCCAGGAGACCGGCCATGGGACTGAGAATTCTTGACCGCTATCTGGCGTGGGCGGTGATCGCAGGCACCCTCCTGACCCTGGGCGTGCTCCTGCCGCTCTTGGGATTTTTTGTTCTCGCCAACGAGTTGGAGCAGGTGGGGGTGGCCGGCTACCGCCTCCAGGACGCCCTGCTGTTCATGGTCCTGAGCCTGCCCCGCTACGCCTATCAGGTCTTCCCCATCGCCACCCTGATCGGCGCCCTGCTCGGGCTGGGCGCGCTCGCCAACCGCTCCGAGTTGGTGGCCATGCGCGCCGCGGGGGTCTCGGTGGGGCGGATCGCGGGGGCCGGGTTGCTGGGCGGGGTGCTCCTGGCCGCCGGCGCCATGCTGATCGGCGAGGTGGTCGCCCCCGTGGCGGAACAGCGCGGGATCGAGATCAAGCGCGCCGCCCTCTCCGGGGCGGTGACCCAACAGACGGAGTCCGGCTTCTGGGCGATCGACCAGGGGACCTATATCAACATCCGCGAGATCCTCTCCGGTACCAGCCTGCGGGACATCTTCATCTACCAGGCGGACAATGCCGCGGGGACCCTGATCGCGACCCATGCGCAGGGGGCGCGCTATCAGAACCACCAATGGGTCCTGGAGGGCCTCTCGCGCAGCCGGGTGAGCATGGACGGGGTGCAGGTGGAGCGCCTGCCCAATGCCGTTTGGAGTTCCCTGCTCAATCCCGGCATCCTGGAGGTGGTGGTGGTCGACCCGCGCATCCTGCCGGTCTGGGGCCTGTGGAAATACATCCGCTTCATGACGGTCAATGCGCAGGATGCGAGCAACTACCAGGTGATCTTCTGGGGCCGGGTGCTCTACCCCCTGCTCACCCTGTCCATGGTATTGGTCGCGATCCCCGTCCTGCTGGGCTCCGCGCGCAGCCGCGGGACCGGTGTGCGCGCCTTCTTCGCCGTTCTGGTCGGCATCCTCTATTACCTGGTGAGCAAGACGTTTTCCTATCTGGCGCTCCTCTACGGCTTAAGCCCGCTCGCGGCCGCCCTGGCCCCACCGGTGCTCTTCATCGGCGCGGCCCTGCTGTTGTTGCGGCGGGTGGGGTGAGGGGCGCGGGTGCCCGCTGTGCGGCTACCCGACAACGCCGCGGTACTCGCGGCACCGCGCCGGAGGCTCCCGATGGGTAGAGCGCAGCGAAACCCATCGCTTGCGCGCAACTCAAGCGTTGATTGGTGGGTTTCGCTGCGCTCTACCCACCCTACGGATCGGGCGTGGAGCGGGTCCCGGGCGGATACTTGCCGGATCGCTCCAGCGGCCGGAACGCGGATCAAGCCCGCCGAAGCTATAATCAAGGTTTCCCTATCCACTGTTCAAGAGGATTCCGGAATGGCCGCTACCACCGCCGACGAAGTCTGGGCACTACTGCGCGAGT
The DNA window shown above is from Candidatus Thiodictyon syntrophicum and carries:
- a CDS encoding leucyl aminopeptidase — protein: MEFKIKTGDLSRHKTPCLVLGVFEKRKLTPAGEALDKASGGRLTELLKKGDLDGETGRTLMLYDLPGVAAERVLLVGCGKRKEATRTNYRQALAASIDLLQRTHAGEALSTLAEAAPEGLSQYLAVRDAVTTAAERVYRYSQTKDDKQAPKTPLRTLTLWVPRKQDLDAAEQARLHGAAIGEGVTLARELGNLPGNLCTPSYLADQARELAARFDRLEVEVLEEAQMEELGMGALLSVSRGSRQPAKLIVLRYQGGPAGLRPVVLVGKGLTFDAGGISIKPAAEMDEMKYDMCGGAGVLGAVQAACELELPIHLIGVVPASENLPDGAANKPGDIVKSLSGQTIEILNTDAEGRLILCDALTYCERFDPALVIDLATLTGACVVALGKHPSGLFTPDDRLAQELQAAGDAAWDRVWRLPLWEDYQTQLDSNFADMANVGGREGGAVTAACFLWRYTKKYPWAHLDIAGTAWLNGKEKGGTGRPVALLVQLLLERSGALAAVA
- the lptG gene encoding LPS export ABC transporter permease LptG, which produces MRILDRYLAWAVIAGTLLTLGVLLPLLGFFVLANELEQVGVAGYRLQDALLFMVLSLPRYAYQVFPIATLIGALLGLGALANRSELVAMRAAGVSVGRIAGAGLLGGVLLAAGAMLIGEVVAPVAEQRGIEIKRAALSGAVTQQTESGFWAIDQGTYINIREILSGTSLRDIFIYQADNAAGTLIATHAQGARYQNHQWVLEGLSRSRVSMDGVQVERLPNAVWSSLLNPGILEVVVVDPRILPVWGLWKYIRFMTVNAQDASNYQVIFWGRVLYPLLTLSMVLVAIPVLLGSARSRGTGVRAFFAVLVGILYYLVSKTFSYLALLYGLSPLAAALAPPVLFIGAALLLLRRVG